The Nycticebus coucang isolate mNycCou1 chromosome 5, mNycCou1.pri, whole genome shotgun sequence genome window below encodes:
- the C2CD4D gene encoding C2 calcium-dependent domain-containing protein 4D isoform X1: MCAPLVGPGAQGPSQHHPPRLLLCPSTPARDVGFGAPRPRGFRSFIIPTRRMWLLEKAGCRAGAAEPGARWAPSSLFPKRRSPDPAARACPNVLTPDRIPQFFIPPRLRDPDAAQRAARRDATAQGLRSACSLPHLAGREGCAFLPESPHTRRRESLFHLPPPDPARGPPAQPRPHASAPDLRLCRAPDSDTASSPDSLPFGSPRRLLPGPHSLSREEASSADTSPCAPPLFHLDFLCRPLRPPRESVLRLDPRGGQLRLCAEYQAGPRRLRLRLVSAEGLPRPRACPGSGGGGCCVVLRLRPGVRQRAQRSRVVKCSSSPIFNEDFFFEGLCLPDLAVRSLRAKVLDRGAGLRRDALLGECEAPLTALLSPLGGGLGPGSSLAPSHFSL; encoded by the coding sequence ATGTGCGCCCCCCTCGTAGGTCCGGGGGCCCAGGGGCCCTCGCAGCATCACCCACCCAGACTCCTCTTGTGTCCCAGCACTCCCGCCCGAGACGTGGGATTTGGAGCCCCTCGGCCTCGCGGATTTCGGAGTTTTATTATTCCCACCCGCCGCATGTGGCTCTTGGAGAAAGCCGGCTGCAGGGCGGGGGCTGCGGAGCCCGGGGCTCGGTGGGCGCCCTCCAGCCTGTTCCCTAAGCGCCGCTCCCCGGACCCAGCCGCGCGGGCCTGCCCCAACGTGCTCACGCCGGATCGCATCCCGCAGTTCTTCATCCCGCCTCGGCTCCGGGACCCCGACGCCGCCCAGCGCGCAGCCCGGCGGGACGCGACCGCGCAAGGCCTCCGCTCGGCCTGCTCTCTGCCGCACCTGGCGGGCCGCGAGGGCTGCGCCTTCCTGCCCGAGAGCCCGCACACGCGCCGGCGCGAGTCCCTGTTCCACCTGCCGCCGCCCGACCCGGCCCGGGGCCCCCCGGCGCAGCCCCGGCCGCACGCCTCCGCGCCGGACCTGCGCCTCTGCCGGGCCCCGGACAGCGACACGGCCTCGTCGCCCGACTCATTGCCCTTCGGCTCCCCCCGGCGCCTGCTGCCCGGGCCGCACTCGCTGTCCCGGGAGGAGGCGAGCTCGGCCGACACCAGCCCGTGCGCGCCCCCACTCTTCCACCTGGACTTCCTGTGCCGCCCGCTGCGGCCCCCGCGGGAGAGCGTGCTGCGCCTGGATCCCCGCGGCGGGCAGCTGCGGCTCTGCGCCGAGTACCAGGCCGGGCCGCGGCGGCTGCGGCTGCGCCTGGTGAGCGCCGAGGGCCTGCCCCGGCCGCGGGCCTGCCCGgggagcggcggcggcggctgctgcGTGGTGCTGCGGCTGCGGCCCGGAGTCCGGCAGCGGGCCCAGCGGAGCCGCGTGGTCAAGTGCAGCAGCAGCCCTATCTTCAACGAGGACTTCTTCTTCGAgggcctctgcttgccagacctgGCCGTCCGCAGTCTCAGAGCCAAGGTGCTGGACAGGGGCGCGGGACTCCGCAGGGACGCGCTCCTGGGGGAATGCGAGGCGCCCCTCACTGCGCTGCTGTCCCCGCTGGGTGGGGGCCTGGGCCCGGGGTCCTCCCTGGcaccctcccacttcagcctgtAG
- the C2CD4D gene encoding C2 calcium-dependent domain-containing protein 4D isoform X2, whose amino-acid sequence MWLLEKAGCRAGAAEPGARWAPSSLFPKRRSPDPAARACPNVLTPDRIPQFFIPPRLRDPDAAQRAARRDATAQGLRSACSLPHLAGREGCAFLPESPHTRRRESLFHLPPPDPARGPPAQPRPHASAPDLRLCRAPDSDTASSPDSLPFGSPRRLLPGPHSLSREEASSADTSPCAPPLFHLDFLCRPLRPPRESVLRLDPRGGQLRLCAEYQAGPRRLRLRLVSAEGLPRPRACPGSGGGGCCVVLRLRPGVRQRAQRSRVVKCSSSPIFNEDFFFEGLCLPDLAVRSLRAKVLDRGAGLRRDALLGECEAPLTALLSPLGGGLGPGSSLAPSHFSL is encoded by the coding sequence ATGTGGCTCTTGGAGAAAGCCGGCTGCAGGGCGGGGGCTGCGGAGCCCGGGGCTCGGTGGGCGCCCTCCAGCCTGTTCCCTAAGCGCCGCTCCCCGGACCCAGCCGCGCGGGCCTGCCCCAACGTGCTCACGCCGGATCGCATCCCGCAGTTCTTCATCCCGCCTCGGCTCCGGGACCCCGACGCCGCCCAGCGCGCAGCCCGGCGGGACGCGACCGCGCAAGGCCTCCGCTCGGCCTGCTCTCTGCCGCACCTGGCGGGCCGCGAGGGCTGCGCCTTCCTGCCCGAGAGCCCGCACACGCGCCGGCGCGAGTCCCTGTTCCACCTGCCGCCGCCCGACCCGGCCCGGGGCCCCCCGGCGCAGCCCCGGCCGCACGCCTCCGCGCCGGACCTGCGCCTCTGCCGGGCCCCGGACAGCGACACGGCCTCGTCGCCCGACTCATTGCCCTTCGGCTCCCCCCGGCGCCTGCTGCCCGGGCCGCACTCGCTGTCCCGGGAGGAGGCGAGCTCGGCCGACACCAGCCCGTGCGCGCCCCCACTCTTCCACCTGGACTTCCTGTGCCGCCCGCTGCGGCCCCCGCGGGAGAGCGTGCTGCGCCTGGATCCCCGCGGCGGGCAGCTGCGGCTCTGCGCCGAGTACCAGGCCGGGCCGCGGCGGCTGCGGCTGCGCCTGGTGAGCGCCGAGGGCCTGCCCCGGCCGCGGGCCTGCCCGgggagcggcggcggcggctgctgcGTGGTGCTGCGGCTGCGGCCCGGAGTCCGGCAGCGGGCCCAGCGGAGCCGCGTGGTCAAGTGCAGCAGCAGCCCTATCTTCAACGAGGACTTCTTCTTCGAgggcctctgcttgccagacctgGCCGTCCGCAGTCTCAGAGCCAAGGTGCTGGACAGGGGCGCGGGACTCCGCAGGGACGCGCTCCTGGGGGAATGCGAGGCGCCCCTCACTGCGCTGCTGTCCCCGCTGGGTGGGGGCCTGGGCCCGGGGTCCTCCCTGGcaccctcccacttcagcctgtAG